AAGGAACCATAGTTGGATAAGCATGACCATAACTGTACACTAACTTGATTTCTAATGCAAACTCACCATAGAATAACCTGGTTGTTGTGGCTGTTGTTGCATGTGTATGTGCTCCAATTGTGAGGAATACGGGTCTGCTGTATGCCCAGGAGGTTGTATTTGATGCGGTTGAACCAAATTCGTAGGGTACTCGCCGTACGATGGCGCTTGGCCAGACAAATAGTTCAACATTCCATTGGATAAACTCGAACGCATCTAAAATGCAGATCCAACAAGGTAATACTGACTAAAATgactaaaatttttttaaataatcgaATAATTTATCTATTAGAAAAGTTGAAAGTCCAGTGTTTGGTTCCTATTAAATTGAATAACTATATTTTCATGCGGAAATAAAATCTGCGTGTTGGCTGCAAGGAACGAAGTAAAGGGACAATGAAGGAATTTCAAAGTGATTATTAATAGATGTCTCGAAGTTGGTTCATCTGGGAAATTCGCCAGCCGAGAATCCACACGATTTTTAATTGACGtaaagagatttttcttgaCTATTCAAATAGTGATGGTGATATACACCATTACCACTCCGAACATTAACGACTTTCGTTCAAAGCTgagatttcaacttttttctttggtaaaCACACATTTCAAAAggcacaaaagaaaatgagataaaaacaaagataaaagTAATGAGAGAGAAAAACACTTGAACAAAAATGTGTTTGAAAACTAACTAGGACCAGTATTCACCTGTTGAGGTTGCGCATAGTGCCCCTGTGACGGCGCATAGCTATAAAACTCCCGTtgctattgttgttgttgtgcatACGGTTGTGCATAGTTGGGAACTGCCTGCGATGTCAAAATATGGGGTAGAGTCCCGTAACCAGCTCTTGCCAAATTAGGAGGCATTTGTGGAGGATCTAGAAAGTAGCGATATGAATGAACTTAGATTACTAGAGGAAATTCATATTTCACCTTGATAAACACTTGGCTGTGAGGGTGCACGACTAATGCGCTGTTGTTCTGGAGCCATGTTCATGATTGATACTTGCTGAGATAAGTCAGCCAGTTTACGATCCAACTCACGAATCATTTTCGCATTGGGCGACTCAGTTGAGGCAGGATCCTTAAAGCAGTAGGAAGATGTGGATTCACAGAAAACCTTCGGAAGAACCAACTAAAAACTCACCGAAGCGTCGCACCTGCTCATTAAAGCAAAGAATGCTGCTTTGCCTTTTTCAGCTCGTTCCAATTCAGTCATTGtgctaaatttcttttttatggatGCAAAACCAACAACGAGAAGCACAATAACAATACCTTATCAAAACCTTCCTTTTTCGTGATCGCGGCGCTTTTCTTCCAAGCCTTATAGAAGCAGTAGGAAGGGAATCGCTTCTGGCATATGGCGAACATGCAGCAGTTGACAAATTCCCGTTACTGCCTCCATCAGGCTAAACAGTTTAGAGCTTAACTCTTAGTTGAAACAAGCGTGGTGAGGGAAACatataacaaaaaagaggGATAAGAGGACAAAACACAAGCTCTACAATACATACCTGAACTAAGCGGCCGAAGTTAGTAACATTCGCAATCCAGTACTCTGATGCTTGGTGCTGAGGCGCAACTTGCCAGGAATCGTGAGTCCTATATTGAATTCTCTATGGATTTGTTTGAAAGCTAAGAAACGAGTTAAGGATTCTTACCTATTGGTGAGCAAGCTGTCTTGACTCATCATACTGATCGATCGAGATGGCATGGTCATTCCACCTCCTGGAGTGGATGTTACATGTAAACTGCTGAAAGGATTCCTAACTTTTGGAGGATGTGGGCTGTGAGCAGCTGAATTAGCAGATCGCAGGTCTGGGATTTCCTGGATAGGTACGAATCGACGTGGAGATGTAACAGCTTCTTGTTGAACAACAACTGAATATGAAATGCCAAAAATAAGtcgaaaacaaatacaaaaatgaaGCTAATAGATAGAATTTCAAATATACAGCTATACCAACCATTGGGGGCAGGTTCAAAGATCTCGAATAAGTCGGCCAAAAATACGTTGATATTCATTTGGAGTGAATCATGAAGATAAAGGATATCTTCagtttcaaaatgaaatggatTCCACGGCAGACAGTTGTAACAGAACCTAAAAGTGAATTGCCTTCCTCAGGAGtaaaaacaatacaaatacTGCCCATATCTTCTAATAAAACGGTatttagaacatttttgaGTATAGAATAAGTGTATGACAAGCAGAGCAAATggatatataataacatatgCAACTTACTGTAACAAAAGCAGGTTGTAATGGCAATGAACTGTACTGATTTGATCGTTATAGCAAATATCTGCAAATCAAAGCAATAAGTACACCAAAATCTTGtcaaatcaaatgaaaaaataatggcaAGCAGACTAGCCTTCAATTTCCATTCCTCTTGGTCGATACCAAGCTACGAGAGTGCAAAGACATTGGCCATCACTAATTTCATCATAGAGATCTTCCATTTCAGGGATCATCCCACCGTCAGTACCACCTagacaaaataataattacatttttaaaagtgaaatgaagcaGCAAACAAATAGAATACGTTAGCACTTACCTTTCAGTTGTATCTGCGACCGTTCATCGTCATCTCGCACCAAAAGGCAAACCTTATTAATCCAAAATAGGAACGCGTCCACTGAATTCATTGGTCGCTCGCTTTCGTCAACAGTCGTGTGTCGACTAGAACAAGAGATCAACGTCAATGAATAATCGATATTGGTCCTTCAGTAGATACACACCCAGAAGGTTACTAATTATCCTCGAATAAGGTAACTTACCTCACGGCATCGATTACTCGACCAACTGTGATGACGTTCCGAAGATGAGCGAGCATTAACGCATCCATCATTGCTAGATGCGCCGCCTTAACATTACATAGACTTATGGAGAAAGTACTAATATccttagaaaatatttaccATGTTGAAATTATCAGCTGAGAAAAGCGCTGTCTCTGTTACTGGTGATGTACCTCCGTCGGAACACTGTACGACATCGATACCGTAGTCGACTAAGGCAGCTAGCACCACTCCATGAGACTGCTGCAATAGGAAGATATGTTCTTACGTTAAAAGTAATTCTCAGCACACTATTGAAATAttcttccaacaaaaaaaaagccctcAAGATAACTAATAGTTATGAACATAAAAATATGTtactttttgaatgaattttgaaagcGCTGGGATAAAAATTACCGTGGATAAATTCAAGAAAAGCAGTGAATAAAGGATTACACGTTAAAATGGTCCATTTTGAATCATTTTCTGTGCAGAATATACAATAAATTCAACGTAATAGCCGACTTTTATACTGCCAGACTAGTGACCCGTTGAAAAGTGCTCTTTCGGATCGGATGGAAATCAATCACAACACTTGTTCTCTCCAACGAAATCAAAAGGTCCGAAATGGTAGTATTCCTATCAAATAATATTCTTTCTATTCTCTAAAATCTGAACAAGCTGAAGCTGAAAGTGAACAGCTGACTTTTCCAAACGTAGTCACAGTCCCATCCCTTTTCCTACAAATTCAACGTCAATATAGCTGGGAAACCTACATtttgagtaatgattccaTGTCGGGTCTATATTGCACTGGTATCGAAAGAGCGCTTAAAAGTGacgtttgaatattctccaaatttaAAACTGACGCTTTCAcaaagaaatttatgaaatcctcaaaattttctttcctaaatttcctttaagaaaaagaagaaaacattgttagaaaaacaattctgattctgcagaaaatgtcactattactaatttattttcattaatcagtgatggcgagcgtaacgaacaccacagaaagtctgaagtacgGCTTTAGCGGGACGTTCAGGTTGGTGAATAATGATTCCATTTCGTGTCgatattacattggtatcgaaggagtgcttgaaggtgaagtttgaatgttctctaaatgtaaaactgacgcgtttacaaagaaaattatgaaatcttcagcctaaatttcctttaagaaaacgaagaaaacgttgttagaaaaacacaattctaattctacagaaaatgtcactattattaatttattttcattaatcagtgatggcgagcgtagcgaacaccacagaaggtctgaagtccggctttagccgaacATTAGCGGACTTATTCTATTACGTGTGTGtgtacttacttacttacttagatggtccgtcttcactggacatGAGGGCCCCAGAATCTCTCCCACtggtttcgttccctcgctaTTCTCACCCatgatgttctcaagtttcgtgagtgacgttgacgaggtccttgagccgtatccagctgagctctcagctggtccatccgtgtagcgaacacgtcaccccatctcgttggcggtctccctcgagggagTTTAGCATCTTTTCGGATCagctctagcgttcttttagtctaTCTATCATCATGATGTGATAGgtacatctatgttttgccTTCGATACATAGTCCGCTGAGttgcgaagacgggacattcctcttgaATCGGAGCTGCAAAGACCGGCTAAGTGTGGAGTGCGTCGGCCAAACTTCAGAAAACA
This window of the Necator americanus strain Aroian chromosome III, whole genome shotgun sequence genome carries:
- a CDS encoding hypothetical protein (NECATOR_CHRIII.G8900.T4); translation: MDQLRAQLDTAQGPRQRHSRNLRTSWQSHGVVLAALVDYGIDVVQCSDGGTSPVTETALFSADNFNMAAHLAMMDALMLAHLRNVITVGRVIDAVSRHTTVDESERPMNSVDAFLFWINKVCLLVRDDDERSQIQLKGGTDGGMIPEMEDLYDEISDGQCLCTLVAWYRPRGMEIEDICYNDQISTVHCHYNLLLLQFCYNCLPWNPFHFETEDILYLHDSLQMNINVFLADLFEIFEPAPNVVVQQEAVTSPRRFVPIQEIPDLRSANSAAHSPHPPKVRNPFSSLHVTSTPGGGMTMPSRSISMMSQDSLLTNRTHDSWQVAPQHQASEYWIANVTNFGRLVQPDGGSNGNLSTAACSPYARSDSLPTASIRLGRKAPRSRKRKVLISTMTELERAEKGKAAFFALMSRCDASDPASTESPNAKMIRELDRKLADLSQQVSIMNMAPEQQRISRAPSQPSVYQDPPQMPPNLARAGYGTLPHILTSQAVPNYAQPYAPSQGHYAQPQQMRSSLSNGMLNYLSGQAPSYGEYPTNLVQPHQIQPPGHTADPYSSQLEHIHMQQQPQQPGYSMMHQSAHAATGFSLHQPSAVDVAPMMPPAPRGTARVSSCRIDPPLEINRNLTNWGMTCQKGHTGRSQRRTWENQTFIKSEHDLVNQPDLVPTIPSEDDQIQ
- a CDS encoding hypothetical protein (NECATOR_CHRIII.G8900.T2) codes for the protein MDQLRAQLDTAQGPRQRHSRNLRTSWQSHGVVLAALVDYGIDVVQCSDGGTSPVTETALFSADNFNMAAHLAMMDALMLAHLRNVITVGRVIDAVSRHTTVDESERPMNSVDAFLFWINKVCLLVRDDDERSQIQLKGGTDGGMIPEMEDLYDEISDGQCLCTLVAWYRPRGMEIEDICYNDQISTVHCHYNLLLLQFCYNCLPWNPFHFETEDILYLHDSLQMNINVFLADLFEIFEPAPNVVVQQEAVTSPRRFVPIQEIPDLRSANSAAHSPHPPKVRNPFSSLHVTSTPGGGMTMPSRSISMMSQDSLLTNRTHDSWQVAPQHQASEYWIANVTNFGRLVQPDGGSNGNLSTAACSPYARSDSLPTASIRLGRKAPRSRKRKVLISTMTELERAEKGKAAFFALMSRCDASDPASTESPNAKMIRELDRKLADLSQQVSIMNMAPEQQRISRAPSQPSVYQDPPQMPPNLARAGYGTLPHILTSQAVPNYAQPYAQQQQ